The DNA region GAAATGGCCATTACCGACGACGTGTTCGTCATCGGCGGCGGACTCGCCGGCGCGACGGCGGCGCTCGCCGCGGCCGAACGGGGCGTCCAGGTTCGCCTGCTCAGCTACAAGCAGAGCACGCTCCGCCACGCCAGCGGGCTGATCGACGTGCTCGGGTACGCGCCCGACGGCCAGGGGCCGCTCGCCGACCCCTTCGACGCGCTCGAGTCGCTCCCGGTGGGCCACCCCTACGAGCGCGTGGGCGGCGATTCGGTTCGCGAGGCACTGCTCTTCTTCGACGCGATCGCAGGGGACACCTACGCGGGCGAGCACACGGACGCCAACGCGCTCGTCCCTACCTCGAGCGGCGCGATCAAGCCCACGGCCCGCTACCCCGCCGGCGTCGCGCCCGGGGTCGCGAGCGATCCCAGCGACGCGCTGCTCGTCGGCTTCGAAACCCTCCCCGAGTTCGACGCCCCGCTCGCCGCGGCCCACCTGGAGGACACCGGCGCTCCGTTCGAGGCCCGCGGCGTCACCCTCTCGTTCCCGGGCATCCGGCGCGACGACGCGAAGGTGACCCGGTACGCGCACCTGCTCGACCGCGACGAGGCCGTCGACATCGGCCGCGGCGAGACCTTCGCACGGGCCGCGTTGGCCGCCATTGTCCGCGACCAGCTCGAGGGCGA from Natronosalvus rutilus includes:
- the glpB gene encoding glycerol-3-phosphate dehydrogenase subunit GlpB; amino-acid sequence: MAITDDVFVIGGGLAGATAALAAAERGVQVRLLSYKQSTLRHASGLIDVLGYAPDGQGPLADPFDALESLPVGHPYERVGGDSVREALLFFDAIAGDTYAGEHTDANALVPTSSGAIKPTARYPAGVAPGVASDPSDALLVGFETLPEFDAPLAAAHLEDTGAPFEARGVTLSFPGIRRDDAKVTRYAHLLDRDEAVDIGRGETFARAALAAIVRDQLEGESRVGFPPILGDDNHATVRRDLEERLGVDVFEVPSGPPSLPGMRLEDRLYDALEDAGVRVTTGVPVVDYEGVESGRSGSNSRRIEHVLVDRKGQDVPYRADEYVLATGGLVGKGVRSDRERVFEPIFDCHVEASPDRYDWFDGDAFGDHPFARFGVTVDRELRPLDAEGDLEFANLRAAGAVLSGYDFAAEKSGSGVSLATGFVAGDRAGSEVRG